The genomic segment CTAAATACCATTTCACAATACAACCGATGTACTGTACTGCGGGTGAGAACGGGAAGCGCAACCATATTTTAATGACATAACctaacataaaaaaatgacacagaaaGTAAAAGAAGTttcgaaaaaacaaaaaaagcccacatACTATCTCAGCAGACCGAACAATGTTGAACACATTGTGAGGTTGTGTCAGAGATTTGACGCAGTCAGAGATACAtcgaaaataaattcttctcAGCCTTGCAAAATTGGAAGCTTTGTCACCACATTTAGCAAGTACTCAGACACTAGTAGCAGCTATTTTTGCCACAAAAGTTGCAATGTGAAAAATCTACCAACTTAGTTGTCATTGAAGACTCCCTGTCAACCTTTTTACTCTTTACACAAAATATACATGACACAGAACAGTACCTACGGTGCATAGCAGTAAAGTGGAGCGACTAATTGGTTTGTGCACCGGAAGGGCCGCATATCTTGTTCTCTAGGCGCTGTTCGTAACAACACAACGTCGCCTGTATTGGATTGCAGTTGTCAGCCAGAGCAACTGAAAACGCCAGGTGAAGGGCATTTGCAAGACACATGGCAccatgtagggcggcccggtagtcgagtggttagcacgtgggcttcacagtgcagaggtaccgggttcgattccagctccggcctccctgtgtggagtttgcatgttctcccggggcctgcgtgggttttctccgggtgctgcggtttcctcccatattccaaaactatgcatggcaggctgattgaacactctaaattgtccataggtgtgagtgtgagtgcgaatggttgttcgtctctgtgtgccctgcgattggttggcaaccgattcagggtgtcccccgcctactgcccggagacagctgggataggctccagcaccccccgcgaccctagtaaggatcaagcggttaggaagatgaatgaatgaatggcaccatgtaatattttgttttgatctcAAAAGGGCATTGTCCAAAAGATAATAAGCCAATATGTTGCTCCACCTTTTTAATAAGCCCTGTATTTCAGTTTGACCTCAACATggttatctttttattttagaGCAATAATCTTTTTAAGCACTGTTATCATAAGACTGGTCGTTTGACCTCTAGAAATCCTTACCATACAATTTTACTATTAACTCCCTCTCTTTAAGCAGAGTAGTCAGAGGCCAGTAATGACTTTGCATAatgagttactttttttttctttttcattgagTCTGCATTCTAAAAGATCTTCATATATTGTACAGGCGAAAGTGGCAGTGCCTTTTATctccagaaaaagaaaaagaaaaaaaacgcttgcGGCTACAGCTTGATCAATTAAACTCTTGAAAACTCCCCACCCCTCATTCTTCTGCCTGAGAGGAATATAAAGTTATCAGTCTTCCCAAGCGATATGAGGACCGAAATAAGTAGTTTGTCTATAAAAATGTCCAGGTACTTTATCAGCATCTCTGGGGCCCCTGAGGCACGAGCAATGTTCAATGTACCCTCacggtccccccccctcccccccacctttGCTGTCTACTTTGTCTCTGCCCGTGGTGTGCTCCTTGCGGGGCGGGTGTACGCTGCTGGGCCTTCACCTCGGTGGGATTGGCTGGGGCTCGAGCACCAAGTTAGGGAATCGATTTCAATCAGAGGCTTGACAGATTGGAGCTGAAAGGTGTTGCAGACGTAAAACATCCGTCAGCTCTTTTAAGACAGTGCAGGTGGGCTGCTGTTGATTTTTACTTGAAGTGAGAAAAACGAATGGGACAAGAATGCATTGTATTTGAGCAATTTGTGAGCATTACCATAATGCACAATGGAAATTCCCATTTTATGAAAAGTGAAATTTTGGCCCATCATCACAACAGAAAGCTGAGGTAGAGAACAATTGATACAAGTTTTTGCTGTCCCGGGAGGAGGGGAGTGAGTTCACACAACAAGACAATTGATGTTGTTGCTCTCAGAAGCACCTGCATCAAGGATAGGGGCCCTTGATGTCAACGTTCCAGAATTCATGAGACTGGATGGAAGATTTATTCTGGGAGTTTCACCCTCTCTGGCTGCAGATGGCCAGTTCTCGTGCTGATTATTTCATGCGGAAGTATAGCGGATGTGTCTGTGATGCTCacaagcattttatttattttttaccaatTCCCAGTGTCAGTACCACATTCGAGAAACTCATTTGTGTGAAATTTTGGCCATTTGGATTTTTCCGGTTAAATATGGTAGATGCAGAGTTGACTGTTGTTTGTTGAGCAATCCAAATTTGCATTGCAGAGCATTTGATTACAGGTAGTTCTCTTGCATGCTTTTGTGATCTGAAGAAGGGTCAACTGAACCGGCACGGTGACCTTGATTCCCTGAACCATCTGCAGCCCTATGGAGACGGAATGCCATTAAGATTTACCAACTGTGGGCATTTGAACCCATTTGAGACACTTTTGTGAATAAGAGCCgggcaataaaaacaaatttgactTGGCTTGACTGACAGCCAACCCCTAAAAGCTGGAACGGATGTTCTGCCAGATAAACAAATGTTTCTGTTGCATCTTAAGAGGCTTGCCAGGCCCGCCAAGctgacttcttactttttccacGGAATGCTGATGTTGTGTCACAACCTGAAAATGAAGGCAGTGGACAGGACAATGACTTTGCAGTCATAGGTTGAGTGTAGCTCTGATTACCTTGGCTGCTCAAGACATTGAAACAGCTCGCATTTTATGCCTATTTGATGAAAATTGATGAAGTCTGACAGGGAAAGAGAGAAGGACCTCACGGGCAAAGCATTCATCCTACAAGTTACTACTCGCTACAAGTTATTTTCAGCTGGCCAAAGAGTTCCAGGTTGTTCTGTGTAAGGCACGACTGCACCGTGataattttgattttcagtAGGAAAACATTCACTTcagtcagatttttcttttctttttgggtgCGATCTGTTGTTAATGTATAGTAAAGCAGTATTTATGAATCGGACCAACTTGAAGCTTAAATCTAAAACAATATAGAGAGACAACCCTGTGTGTAAACCTAAGGGTTTATTTCTCATTTCACTTTGCCTGTGCATAAAATAAGATGTTATTTGTCATTTATTCGTTTCACCTGTACTATGTAGGAATTTATAAAGGATATCGAGGTACCACTTGTCTTGTATTTCAAATTTACACATCATTTTGGATGTTTAATATTTACATCAGATTCCTCGTCTTAAGTGGACAAAAAGAACTATTTATCAGCAGTGGTCACTATGGTTAAGTTGTTAGCACTGTCAACGAACGGCAggaaggttgtgggtttgaatctTTGCTGGTCCAAACCGCTCCATGCAGGTTgcctttttttgcttctttgtgTCTTCTCCATAGGAAGCTTCTTCCCACAATCCAATGCCAACCCTCTAAGAGGCAGCGGTGCATCAAAAGTACAACTTTATACTGCAATAACTTCGAATCACCGGTAATGCAATCAAAACTGgacatacttttaaaaaatactgtaaaatatGTTGAAGCTTCATCTGTATGCTTAAAATGATCAATGACACAAGGACTGATGTTTGAATAACCAAGCAAAGCAAATGCAACATTGAAAGCCAAtaaaaatgacttcatttttatagcgtgtgacggaaaagtggttaggactgcacgactgtccgtgttttatgttatgtgttgtgtttattattttactttatgttaactgttttgtaaagcgctttgttacagctgccgctgttgtgaaagcgctatataaatcaacatgtattgtattgtattgtattgtacttcaGCATAATGATGGCTATTTTAGTTGAAGTTGTATTTTCAAACAGAATTCATGTGTTCTTTTTCAGTCACGAATGGTATCGTGGTTCACTCACCATACTTCTGTGCGAGAAAGTGGCTTTGGCTCCCACTCGATGTCATTGTGAAATATTGTCCTTCTCTCGATGTAATCTGTGATAGTCTGGCGACTGACACAGAGTGAAGTATGCCTTTGGCCTGAAGTCAGATCTGACAGGCTCCCACTGCCCGTTACCCGAAATGATTGAAGCAGTCTAGAAAATGAACGAATGGAAGTTTACTTTTACTGTACTTGATTCTGATACTTGGCTGCCTCCTGCAGTGTAATCGCTTGGCCACAGAGAGGCATCATGGGACCAACCGACATGGCTTACATCAGTGTTGACAAGAGATcactgcatgtttgcatgttTAAAAAGCATCAGTGACATATGCCCCAGGAATTTACACTGTTggaagagggtttttttttaaatgcctcttGAACATGACATGATAAAGATACCGAATGGATGATCAGAGAGAGCCGAgtggtgtttatttttctgatgaaaTGTTCTCATTTGTCAGGTTAATGCCTGTGATTTGGACTCAGCACTTTGAAGTAAACATAAGTGGTGTTTGTATGCATGTCAACGACTTTGCCTAAAAAAGTACAGTTGTTTTAAGTAACTCTTGGTCAGGTGATTTTTTTAGCTATTTTCTAAGACAACGAATGGAGAAAAATAGAGGAGGTAAATGGATTATAAATTAAACCAGCAGTTTTCATCAATGGAAATTGTGCTTTCTAAAAAAAGAAtggaaagatgatgatgatgatgtgtgtgtgtgtgtgtgtgtgtgtgtgtgtgtgtatatatatatatatatatatatatatatatccatccattttctgaaccgcttgatcctcactagggtcgcggggggtgctggagcctatcccagccgtcttcgggcagtaggcgggggacaccctgaatcggttgccagccaatcgcagggacgaacatccacccacgctcacactcacatataTATGATTaaatctgttttttaaaaaaacaatgcaatcaCGACCTTGTAggtcatttttctttcaaatctgCTTCTCGCTCTGAAGCCATAGCCCAATTAAGTAATTTATTGTTCATTAGAAGTGGAAGGAAATCGAAAAAGCACTTCCAACAGAGAACTGAAGCAATAAAACATATAGATGAGGGGTGTGTATCTCTCCAGTGGAAGACCAAGTTTGAGACCATACGTCGATACATGGGGTGCAATACGATTCAAGTGGAGTGATTCGATTCAGGTTGATTCAGTGGGATTACAATTTGACTAGAGAGGTAAAGGTCAGTTCGAGAGGGTGTGATGCAACGAgtgcttttattgtcattttacaaCATTTATGAACTTGTCAGGACTATAAATGAGGCTCACATCTTTtgaatcaaaacacattttctgaatcaatttatttttttgtcacgctACTAATTGAGAACATTTTTAATGGGTGTGAGTTTGCCAAATGTTGTTGTGCAAATATATGTCTGGCAAAATTTGAAATGTCCATTCACGGTGAGATCCATGTAGGCAGGGGTTATTCTTACAAGGGTATTTCTTCTGGCAAACCACCTAAAGTTGTCTTTTAAACCTATTCATGATTACTGGTTGCGGGTGAACGTGTTGTCATTGTTGATAAGTATGTGCTAGTGTGTGCTGGCATTGTGTGTGAAGTGGTGTGCAGCACTGGCTCTGGGGAATCAGGATGCAAGCTCATTTTAACCGTGGccctggtgctgctgctgcctcTGCCTTTGCCGCCTGAATCATGAATAAAACATCGCTTTGACCTTTACCGGGGGTATTGGACAGTGCATCCCTGTCTCTGTTGTCCTTTCACATTGTTCCTAATGTATGCACACAAATATTCTTTGTGCCTTTACCACACCACTGAAATCCCCTTGTATATAAAGACTGCTTTTTGTTAACAAACTAAACACATTCACCAAAACGATATTTATTCATGGTCACAGATATAGTGCTGCTCCCCTCACCCCCAAAATGCACTGGCAATCTTAGTTTCTGTTCCAGTTTGTAAGCAGCATTCGTGTGTAATTTTCAGGGACAGTTAATAAGTGAATTAATTAGGGCATCATCCAGCAAAGCCCCACCTTAACCTGTACTTCCATTCTGCTGACCAACCTCTTTTCTGTCAGCAAACGGGCGAATATCACTGACACTAAATTGCCTTAGTTATCCAAAGCTATTTTAATTGCGTCTGTGATTTGCGCCTAGCATCTACAGTGAATACCGCATAAATCAAGAGAGAACAGGCACCTCACAATTtgctgtgatttatttatttaaaacactGAAGTGAAATGAGACGCCTGACAAGCACAACACCTGCTTCCGGGGATTTTGATGTCTGTTGGCTTTCCAGTGGTAATGCTGCATGAGTGGAATGAGAATCAAATGTCTCCATGATGATGCTCAGCATATTGTTGGTCTCTTTGATTTAGTGTGCATCACTCTGGAAAATGTCACTGTGCATCTCAGGCAGAGTATATCCCTCATGTGAATGTAAGACACAAAGGGAAGACAACAAAGTGGCCATCATGTTCCACTGTATATACACTACTGTTATGTACTACAGATGCATTTTGTAGGAATATCCGACAAAATACCATTACCGGTAGTTATTTACTGTACGATGGACTGAATTTATTTCCCAGCGTGTCATGTTtacttggcttcacagtgccaatctttcaatcaaaCAAGTCATTGTTGTCGGCTAAATATGGAAGGAAACAGCAAATGCAGAGCTcctaataaacaaacacaacttGTAACTGTGACGGCTAAGACGTCACTAAAGTAAGACCGCCCATATAGTGATGGCTCTCATCACCCAACCAGGGCTGGAGTGGACTGTATGTGCAATCAGAAAGAGGCACAGAGAATATGTTGCCGATAATGGCAGCCATCATAGGTGCTGGGTGTCACAGacaatgacaagaaaaacaacactttggTGGTGATATAAAATGAATCAATTTCTGTTTTGGTTTCTCGGCAGAGAAAAACAATGACCTTTTGACACgcattaaaaaacacaacaaacaaaaaacaaagaaagaagttCCGATATTAACTCTCGGAAATAACCATCCAGTTTTTGGTTGCTCACCTCTCGGATTTTATTCCCTTAATCAAATAAGATGTTGCACTGTATGTATAATTCTCAGAGTATTCTAGAAGTGTTTGCTAAAGTCTCTGTATTTGTGAGTGTGCATGCGGTTGTGCGTGTAGGTTTGTTTGGTCTTGAACTCTGACATCACGTAGTCCATGGTCTTCAACCAATGGTGAAAGGTCTCTCAGGTTCCCCCTACTCTCCTGTGAGGAGGAATACTGCCAGCAGATTACCATATCATTACCATATCATTAGCATTACATTACTTCAGCACAGCTTTGCTCGTGTCTCACTATCAGCTCATCGAGAGATCCAATCTCCAATCCGCTCCGTGCGAGTAAACCCACGACATCCCCTCCCTTCCCATTTcctttgtatgtacagtacacgAGAGGTGTGTTTCCCTTCCGAGTAAAGCAAATGTAATTGAGGTAGAGTTCTGGATTTACCAGCTAAATGAAATCACACAAACGTTCAGATCGGTTTGCTGTCGAGGAGACTCAGACAGCTTCTTCTCTGAAACCTCATCCACCGAAAATGCTTTTTGAAAATTCTACTTCTATTGAAAAAAGCCTTGGTCAGATGCTAACGTATTTTAAGCCTTACGTCTGTGGGATGACACCAACCTCTCATGACCATTGCGCGTGTACATACCTCTATATAGGGTaaatgtgtgcgcatgcgtgaaATGAAAAAAGCAGTGCACTGGCGCCCAGGGGCACATAAAGGGACGCCAATCCTCTAATGGTTGATCATGGGTCCAGTCCATTAGGGAGAGAGCCCAGAGTTCAGTCTGACTCCTCAGCACAAAGAGCAGAGGCAGTGAAATTAAGGAAGGTGCAGGCCAGGGGCGGCAGGGAGGACAACCCCGCACCAGATGCATGCTGGGAAATGCAGCTCATTTGGCTGCCCCCTCACAGACCTCTATGTCCATTTCTGTTTCCTCGTGCAAGATGCACACGTGTAGCTTATGAATGAAGGATGTGCACACATTCACACGTGATCTTCCTCTCGCCGACTTTCGTCACCCAATTTAATTCATTCCATTGagcttttctccatttttcttATCTATTTCTCCCTCGCTGTCTCTCTCTTAGCCTCACACAATTCGTTCACTCTCGCCTATCTCCATCTCTTTTATAtttgctctctctctttgcTTACTGTCCTACATTGCAGACTCCCTTCAACAACCCCACTGAAACCCCCcacttcccacacacacacactcacatacacacacaccgacacccCCTCACTCCCAGCCTGACTCATACCTCACTCTTCATTTGCAAATGAAGGAATCTTGGAGAGCCAGGACTTGACTGTGGGGAAAATGTGGTCTCCGTCCCAGGTTGGAATCTCTTGTGGGAAATAAAGGTGGGAAAGAGGGAGAAAGAAGCGTAGGATGGAGGGGGCCAAGAGGGGGTAGAGTAGCCAAGCTCTCCACCCCCTTTCGTGGCTTAGATGATGTATAGCTCCAAAGGCCACATGTTGGCTCTGTTGATGGATTGAAGCACTTTCTTGGAAAATTAATGAGAGCGCCTTAGCACACAGGAGTCTAGCCTCCAATAAAACTGTTAAATATTGAAACAAGagagaaagagggggggggagagagagagcggtaAAGACGACAAGTATAGATGATGAACTCAGGCACACCCAACTGGACATTGTGACATATTTTACTTTATAGTgttaaagaaaatggatggataaatggctATTGAGCTTATAGCAACCGAACTGTTCTGATTATCTTAAATGACGTTTCCCCTCCTATCTGAGCAGGCTTCTTCAGTTCATGCACAAGGCTAGTTCGGACAGTAGTTGGCTTGGGTACTGGTGTAGAAACCTAACTATTTATCCCCCAAGTTTGAACCACACCCCAAATCATCATCAATAGTATCACTCTATTGGGATTGGAATTGGCAGTCGTTAAGATGACTTGTAGAAAGACCTCAGCCGATCAGCAGCAGTTGTTGGGTGGAAACCGCCTCGTCAATGTTACATTCAGAAGCAAAAAAACATGTGTAGCCACCTCAAGGCCAATACAGGCTGTGTTGGTAGTTAGAGGCTGAATTATCCGCCTTGTTGCTGAGGGCCCTTATGTAGAAACAATTACAGGCTCGACTTCCTGGTCGAAACCGGAAATAGTAGAGTGCCATTTGTGGCAGCAGTTTTCATTTGCAGAAGTGGGCTATTTTGAACAccttttgtttccttttctaATGATCACAAGTACCAGTAGCATTTCAACATGACTTGCATAGCTTGTGAAGTTGTTATACTCCTGGCGGTTGTAATAACAACCAGAAAATGATGAATCACTCGCTACAAGAGCAATCTGGAACAGCATCCTGGACGAGGAGAGAATGTTGTGATGAACAGTATAATTCCAGTGCCTACCCTTGGATGAGGAACACAGAAGTATCACGGTAGTCTGGAAATCGTCATTTGAAACGATCACCtaaatggattgatttgaagAGCATTCTATGTGGCctctttcaagtcaagtcaagtcaacagtatttatagagcactttcaaacagccatcgctgcatacaaagtgctgtacatggagcaatttaacatgcacaataaacagtaagacaaatcgtcaataaaggcggtagaaagcaccaaacagtaaaaccaagaacaaatctaagtcatgctgaggagaggttttattttggccagctgtctaaggtgaaagaagctggatttaacaacggcaccaatttgccgctCGAGTTTGAAATATTTGTACAGTTTATgggccaagtttgagactgttgacttaagataaggagaaaGGGGGCCCAagtcatcttatatataaatgatatctgcaaggtctcaaaactatttaaatgtgtcctatttgttgatgatacaactttctactgttctggaataaatctgaaacagctcctgacaaccgtagaaaacgaattaaacaaattaaaaaacttgtttgacagaaataaattgtcactgaaaaaatcgaagttaattgtttttggcacaagaccaatcaaacaccaagctaaaattatggtaaactcaattgaaatagaaagagcgtatgaaaccaaatttctcggattagtaatagaatcaaaactatgttggaaaccacatatcgataacgtaaaaagaaaaatagccaagaccgtagggttcctctacaaaaccaaggaagtgctaaataagagatctttgtacacattatacacttcattattattaccatatatgacctactgtgtggaaatatggggaaatgcctgcaaaacaaactccctattttcaaactacactgtgtacatacatctactgatgcctagtctggacacatcatcagtgatgttcctggattcactggacgtttcgggtctttcaactatcagacgccctcctccaggtgacccagccggggttgatcaagtcccggcttgtgtccagacagctagctagctaccatgactcaatggatctcctcttttgagccacagccatcttgaggctctttctgccgcttcagtggtattgcggatggctctcctttccctctctccatcgatgcctaaactacaataggctctggccaaggaacgggctgcaaatcctctgcaaccaacctccacagggaaacaccttgctctccaaccagccagctggcagtcgctgaccagtcctgcgtacttggagagcttcctctcaaaggcttcttccaagcgatcttcccacggcactgtcagctccagcagcactgcttgtttggtggactccgatacgaggacaatgtcaggtcgtagggtggtaactgcaatatggctggggaacttcagctttttttcaagatccaccaacaactgccagtctcttgcagatgtcaggatgcctgcagatgatgttctgctggccgcggtaggcttgtccccagctctgacaaaggcgatggttttatTTGAGGGGAAAGTGATTtgtttccgtagagagcgatgctgctcaggctctttgaaagtcctagccatctccggaggtggctgctgaccttcctctctaaggtctcaactgtcgagatggggacggagtagaccaggaggggccacaggatcctgggaagaatgccgtgctggtatacccaggctttaaacttccccggtaggcctgacttgtccactgatttcagccagccatccaactccgtgcatgtcgcctggatagattttgtgtctctcagagagcagtcgaaaaccttccctaggctcttgaccggcttctctgagattgatggaatggctgtgcctgagatggtgaactggaacttgttttccaccttccctttccttagcaccatagatcttgatttggcgggtttgaaacgcatccgggcccacgccaccagcttttcaagacccttcagaatccaccggcagcctgggactgattctgtcgtgactgtgaggtcatccatgaatgccctgatgggtggttgccgttgtccggagttcgtgcggggccctctgcactctggctcagcagattttgtgagcatgttcatggctagcgagaacagtgtcacagagatagtacaccctgtgatgatgccgatctccaccttgtgccaactggatgtcattgctcctgaagagatcctcatcctgaaattgctgtaataatcagcgatgagatctctgcatctgctgggtacatgatgctttgtcagagtgagctggacgagcttgtgtggaatggagccgaatgcatttgccaggtcaagccacagcactgataggttacctttgttctctctggcctcccgaataagctgtgtgaccacaccggtatgttccaaacatcctgaaattcctgagatgccacctttctggacagatgtatcgatgtaggagttctttgccaggtaggtacacagccgcttggaaacagcactgaagaaaacctttgcctcaacacacagcagggagatgatgcggaactggtctagctgagtggagttttcctccttcgggatccataccccttcagccattctccattgttcagggatccttccccttctccagaagactcgcaggattgtccacagacgcagcaggagtttgggacagttcttgtacactttgtatgaagtgccactcggtcctggagcagagctcgcccttgctctgcggacaacctccctgacttcctttagctgcagctccgacatgtcgaactgctcttcaggtttaggggggtctatgaggatgttgcattctcccagctcctgctctcttgcggggtcgctgtacgtctgcttcagatgttggtttatgatttCCTGCGAGGAGACCAGATTGCCACTCCGCTTCCACCCCAGCATATCCTTCGTGAACTTGAAGGGGTTAGCGATGAAAGCAGCACGCTTCCGTGCCCTCTCGCGTCGCCGCCTCCGGTGCCACTCTGCACGGCGGAGAACTAATCTTTTTCCGTAGGATGCACATTAGCTGGGCCAGGCCAGTGCGTTCCTCTTGTCCTGCCGCCTTGTACTGGGACTTCAGCGTTTTCATCTCCTGCCTGATGTTGTGGATCCTTACCGCTCTTTGATTCTTTGCGTACGTTGTTCCtgggcttttcttctcctcctcgccaaaCCTTTCTGCTGCGAAGCTGACAATGACTGCTGTCATAGCTTGTAGCTTCCCGTCGGCGTGTCCCTTCGCCATAGCCTCCAGAATTTGGTCGACATCGTCGTCGAATTGCTTCCAGAGAGAGGTCATGCTAGCTGCAGGCCATTTGATCCGCCTCGTTTCAGACTTGATGCTCGAGGGATTAGTTTGCAACACGTGGAGGTTCTGGGCACTGTGGGGTGACTCCGGGCCTGGCACCTCCTGCGTCTCACCAGGTGTGACACCTGTGCgttgtgttgtttctgctcCCAACGGGCACTTCATCCTCGCTCGGTGGATCTTCAAGCCATGGATGTTCTTGCAGACTTTGCCGCATGTACACGTTTTACTCAAAGTCGATTGTCCGTTGCCTGGGTCTGTAGCCGTTGTGTCCGTCCGACTGGGGTGCTCATCCTCCCCCCCTTCTCGGGCACCCCTGGGGGTATTTTTCCATTGAGTTCATCGTAGCTTGGTTGGGTCCCTCCTCTCAGAGGATGCAGATTGGGTTGCTGACCCGTTCTGCCCCGGTTGCCGTTTCTCCGGGCTGTCACTGACTCTCCAGTCGTCACCACGCTCTTCATGGTTGTCATCCAGTCTTTCCTGGCTGTCACTGATCTCTCAGGGTATtcgctgtgtacatacatctactgatgcctagtctggacacatcatcagtgatgttcctggattcactggacgtttcgggtctttcaactatcagacgccttcctccaggtgacccagccggggttgatcaagtcccggcttgtgtccagacaactagctagctaccatgactccatggatctcctcttttgagccacagccatcttgaggctctttctgccgcttcagtggtaaaaaaaagcaattcaaattattaatagatcaaaatatacggaacccacaaatccactatttatcaaattaaatacgatgaaattttatgacctggttgactttaaaatcgcccaattaatgtacaaagcacacaataacctgctctgccaaaacattcagaagtttttcgaaattcgagaaagcaactatgaattaagaggtaccaacttattcaaaaaactcaaaacaagaaca from the Hippocampus zosterae strain Florida chromosome 5, ASM2543408v3, whole genome shotgun sequence genome contains:
- the LOC127601224 gene encoding LOW QUALITY PROTEIN: uncharacterized protein LOC127601224 (The sequence of the model RefSeq protein was modified relative to this genomic sequence to represent the inferred CDS: inserted 2 bases in 1 codon), with protein sequence MKSVVTTGESVTARRNGNRGRTGGEDEHPSRTDTTATDPGNGQSTLSKTCTCGKVCKNIHGLKIHRARMKCPLGAETTQRTGVTPGETQEVPGPESPHSAQNLHVLQTNPSSIKSETRRIKWPAASMTSLWKQFDDDVDQILEAMAKGHADGKLQAMTAVIVSFAAERFGEEEKKSPGTTYAKNQRAVRIHNIRQEMKTLKSQYKAAGQEERTGLAQLMCILRKKXLVLRRAEWHRRRRRERARKRAAFIANPFKFTKDMLGWKRSGNLVSSQEIINQHLKQTYSDPAREQELGECNILIDPPKPEEQFDMSELQLKEVREVVRRARASSAPGPSGTSYKVYKNCPKLLLRLWTILRVFWRRGRIPEQWRMAEGVWIPKEENSTQLDQFRIISLLCVEAKVFFSAVSKRLCTYLAKNSYIDTSVQKGGISGISGCLEHTGVVTQLIREARENKGNLSVLWLDLANAFGSIPHKLVQLTLTKHHVPSRCRDLIADYYSNFRMRISSGAMTSSWHKVEIGIITGCTISVTLFSLAMNMLTKSAEPECRGPRTNSGQRQPPIRAFMDDLTVTTESVPGCRWILKGLEKLVAWARMRFKPAKSRSMVLRKGKVENKFQFTISGTAIPSISEKPVKSLGKVFDCSLRDTKSIQATCTELDGWLKSVDKSGLPGKFKAWVYQHGILPRILWPLLVYSVPISTVETLERKVSSHLRRWLRQRQRQQQHQGHG